Genomic DNA from Natrinema saccharevitans:
CGACTCGTGGACGTCGACCAGTCCTTCCTCGAGATGGATCTGGATCGGTCGATCGTCCTGAATCGCACGCTCGACGCACTCGTCGACGACGTCCTCCGTGTTCGTAAACAGGGTGTGGAGGCAGTAGTGGCCGGTGATATCGTCGTACTCGTCCTCCACCTCCTGAATGTACCGCTGGTTCTCGTCGATCCCCTCGAGGGCTTCCGCTTCGGAGTGCCGCGCGGTCGTCTCGAACGAAATCATGCTGCGGATCGGCGTCTGGGAGACGCCGTCGGCGACGGCGTCGAGCGCGCCGGGAAGCGTGTTCGGCCCGGAGTAGTTGTCACAGAACGCCGTCACGCCACCTTCGACCATCTCGGCAGCCGAGCCGAGGGCGGAGAATCGGGCGTCACGCATCGTGAACGCTTCGTCGACTTCCCACCAGATGTCGACGAGCGCTTCGTAGAAACTCTCCGGGGACGCGGTCAGCGGGGCGCCGCGAATCGGAAGCGCGTACATGTGCGTGTGGCAGTTCACCAGGCCGGGAATAACGACCTCGTCGCGAGCGTCGATCGTCTCTTCGGCGGACTCGTATCCGTCGGCGATGTCGATGATTTCGCCGTCCTCGACGACGACGTGGACCTCTTCTCTGACCTCGCGCTCATCGTTCATGGTGATGAGCGTGCCTGCGTTCAGTATCACACCATGGCAGATACTGTCGTTCTACAAAAAGGTACCTCTGGTCGATGTCGCCGACGTTTCACAGATGGCGCCACATCGGTGCCACAGGCGAGGTCGCTACGTGGCTGCGTTAGCCGAGACGTTACGCCCGAAATATGACAAAATAATTACCGTATCGCTAACTGTTTTGGTCGTTCGCGATACGGTTTTGTTCATGACTGATCGGCTCATCGAAGACGCGCGTATCGTCAGTGCGACCGGCGTTCGGGAGGGATCTATCGCCATCGACGACGGCCAGATACGGGCAGTCGGCCCGGATGTCGCGAGCGAATACGGCGACGCGACTGACGTGATCGACGCCGCGGGAAAGATCGCCCTTCCGGGCGTCGTGGATATCCACAACCATCTGCACGATCCGGACCTGTTTCCGACGGATATCGACTTCGCGTCACAGACGGCGAGTGCCGCGGCCGGCGGGGTGACGACCGTCGTCGAACTCCCGACACAGAGCCCGATCACATCGCCGGACGCGTTCCGGAAGAAGAGAGACGAATGCGCCGAACTCGCACATATCGACTTCGGACTGGTCGCGGGGAACGTCGAAGAGGCGGACATCGACGTCGAGGGGATCATGGCGGAGGGGACGCGCGATTTCAAGACGTTCACTGCCGAGCCGTACCTCGCATCCGACGAGACGATCGTATCCCTGATGGACGCCGTCGGAAACGCCGGCGGGAAAGTCCGCGTTCACTGCGAAACGCAGGGCATCCTCGACCACGCTCGAGCGTCGATAGACGAAGGCACACCGGACGTGTACATGGAGTCCCGCCCGCTCGAAGCGGAACTCGACGCCATCAATCGGATGGGTTGGTTCGCCGAGTACGCTGAGTGTCCCCTGCACGTCGTCCACGTCTCTAGCGGGAGCGGGGCGCGCGAAGGCGGCCGATTCAAATCTCGATCGAACGTGCCGGTGACCCTCGAGACCTGTCCGCATTACCTCGCGTTCTCGGCGGAAGACGTCGACGAGAAGGGACCGTTCCTGAAGGTCAATCCGAGCCTCAAATCGCCAGAAGAGGTCGATCGGCTCTGGGACGCCGTCCGCGACGGAACGATCGATCTCGTCGCCAGCGAACACTTCCCGACCAATCGGGAAGACCGAGAGCACGGCTGGGAGAATATCTGGGAGCCTTACGCCGGACTGCCCAGCATCGAAACGATGCTCGAGTTCCTCGTCAGTGCCGGCGTTCACGAGGACCGTCTCTCTTGGACGCGACTTCACGAACTCGTCTGTTCGCGGCCGGCACGCGAGGCCGGTATCTATCCGCGGAAGGGATCGCTTCAAGAAGGGGCCGACGCGGACATCGTCCTCGTTCGTGAAGACCAGTACACGGTTTCGGCCGACGACCTACAGTACGTCGGCGGCTGGACGCCGTACGAGGGTCGCGAGTGGAGTGCACGTGTCGACACGGTCATTGCAAACGGCGACGTTATCGCCAGCGATCACGAGGTCCGATCTTCGCCCGGCCGGGGTGAGTTCCTCTCACGGCCGTAGCTCACCGCTTGAACGGGCGAAAATATCAACTGTGTGATGTATACGAAACGAGAGGGGGACGGTAACGCCGCAGGCAGGTATAACGTGACGCAGTACGTCAGTCTGCGCTGGTCTGTTGCGTAGCTTGCAGTTCCTGTTCGTCGTCGAGATGACTGAGCAGGTCCTCGTGGACCGGTCCGTTCGATCCGACGAGTTCGTTCCGCGTCTCGTGGGCCGCGATCGGGTCGTACTGCTCCCCGTCCGCGTTCGTGATCGTGGCGCCGGCTTCGCGGGCGATAACTACCCCAGCAGCGACGTCCCACGGATACGTGTCAAACTCCCACACCGCGTCAGCGCTTCCGGCCGCCAGGAAGCAAAGGTTCAGCGCAGCCGAACCGATACTGCGAACACCGCGGGTCTCCTGATAGCAGTGCGAGAGGAACGTCCCGTTCGGATCGT
This window encodes:
- a CDS encoding amidohydrolase family protein is translated as MILNAGTLITMNDEREVREEVHVVVEDGEIIDIADGYESAEETIDARDEVVIPGLVNCHTHMYALPIRGAPLTASPESFYEALVDIWWEVDEAFTMRDARFSALGSAAEMVEGGVTAFCDNYSGPNTLPGALDAVADGVSQTPIRSMISFETTARHSEAEALEGIDENQRYIQEVEDEYDDITGHYCLHTLFTNTEDVVDECVERAIQDDRPIQIHLEEGLVDVHESIKEYGERPVPALDSMGFFEADVIAAHCVHSTERELEILAENDVKVAHNPYSNINNAVGIADVETMEELDMTIGIGDDGWDPDMFETMRSAVGIHKLKKNDPSGFDMAKALEWATIGSAEVLGMEDRIGSIEVGKRGDFVTLDLGPNPVLPESAPYYVVSAASRADVTRTVIDGKIAYSPDQGISGVDEAELESVGEASAELWDRL
- a CDS encoding dihydroorotase, which encodes MTDRLIEDARIVSATGVREGSIAIDDGQIRAVGPDVASEYGDATDVIDAAGKIALPGVVDIHNHLHDPDLFPTDIDFASQTASAAAGGVTTVVELPTQSPITSPDAFRKKRDECAELAHIDFGLVAGNVEEADIDVEGIMAEGTRDFKTFTAEPYLASDETIVSLMDAVGNAGGKVRVHCETQGILDHARASIDEGTPDVYMESRPLEAELDAINRMGWFAEYAECPLHVVHVSSGSGAREGGRFKSRSNVPVTLETCPHYLAFSAEDVDEKGPFLKVNPSLKSPEEVDRLWDAVRDGTIDLVASEHFPTNREDREHGWENIWEPYAGLPSIETMLEFLVSAGVHEDRLSWTRLHELVCSRPAREAGIYPRKGSLQEGADADIVLVREDQYTVSADDLQYVGGWTPYEGREWSARVDTVIANGDVIASDHEVRSSPGRGEFLSRP